The Gambusia affinis linkage group LG11, SWU_Gaff_1.0, whole genome shotgun sequence genome contains a region encoding:
- the LOC122840144 gene encoding interferon-induced protein 44-like isoform X2 — MTIPALASAMTSDQSFTRKYETHKFIKGRGSSKTFYPLVFNDIMGLEDGTDRGVHADDIKLALEGHVREGHKFNPVAPISQHDPGYNPTPSADDKVHVLVCVMSANTPQMNSSVLEKMKSVRETASDLGIPQMAMMTHIDEACGEIEKDLRNVYKSKYLKKKMKDFSATVGIPMNCIFPVKNYSEEIDLNDDVDILILSALKIMINFGDDFIEKI, encoded by the exons ATGACGATTCCTGCTTTGGCCAGCGCGATGACGTCTGATCAAAGTTTCACCAGAAAG tATGAGACTCATAAGTTCATAAAGGGACGAGGAAGCTCAAAGACATTTTATCCTCTGGTCTTCAACGACATCATGGGACTGGAAGATGGAACCGACAGAGGAGTTCATGCTGACGACATCAAACTGGCTTTGGAAGGTCATGTGAGGGAAGGTCACAAG TTCAACCCAGTTGCTCCAATATCTCAACATGACCCAGGCTACAACCCAACCCCCTCTGCTGACGACAAAGTTCATGTCCTGGTCTGTGTGATGTCTGCCAACACTCCTCAGATGAATTCATCAGTTCTGGAGAAGATGAAGAGTGTCAGAGAAACAGCCAGTGATCTGG GAATTCCTCAGATGGCCATGATGACCCACATCGATGAAGCCTGTGGTGAAATTGAGAAAGACTTGAGGAATGTCTACAAGAGCAAGTACCTGAAAAAAAAG atgAAAGACTTCAGTGCAACAGTGGGAATCCCCATGAACTGCATCTTCCCTGTGAAGAACTACAGTGAAGAAATCGACTTGAACGATGATGTTGACATTCTGATCTTGAGCGCTCTGAAGATTATGATCAACTTTGGGGATGATTTCATTGAGAAGATTTAA